The window ATTAAGCAAAGCTAATGTTCGCAATAACAAGGCTATTAGAGGTCTTTTGAACATGGACGAAATTAAGCTTGATGATGATGGCAATTTGACAGGTTTAGACGATCAAATTAAATCTTTACAGAAATCTGATGGTTATTTATTTGATGAAGGTAGTAAGCAAGATTACCAACCAAATAATGGAAAACCTGCTAACGCTGATCCGGTCCAGGCAATGGTTGATATATTTAAAGGAGAACATAAATAATGGCAATTAATTACGCTGATAAATATCAAAAAGCAGTTATTGATGGTTTTTATCCAGACGTTTTATATTCAAGCGCTTTATGGCAATCACCATCTAACAATACAATTAACTTCTTAGATGCAAAACATATTAAAGTTCCACGGTTATCAATTTTATCTGGACGTCAAGACCGTGAAAGACGTACTATTACGCAACCAGCAGCCAATTACTCATTGGATTATGATGTTTATGAATTAACTAATGAACGTTACTGGAGTACATTAGTCGACCCATCAGATATTGATGAAAGTAATCAATTATTATCAATTGCTAATATCACTAGACAATACAACTTAGATAGTAAAATGCCTGAAAAGGATAGAGAAATGTTTTCTAAGTTGTTTAGTCAACGTCAGGCAGTTAATACTTCCGAAGGATTAGATCAAAATGCTGGTATCCACTCAGAAAGCTTAGACGCAAAAAACGTTTTAAAAGCTTACGATCAAATGATGCGTAACTTTGACCGTGCAAGAATTCCAGCCCAAGGACGTATCTTATACGTTGACACTGGTACTTATTACATGCTTAAGGACGCAGAAGCAATTAATAGAACAATTATCGTAAGTGATGCACAAAATATTAATCGTTCTGTACGTTCACTTGATGAAGTTACTATTGTTCCTGTGCCAGAAGATTTGTTCCAAACTAAGTTTGATTTCACTAACGGCTCTAAGACCGTTGATGATGCTAAGCAAATTAAGATGATGCTTATCTTCAATGGTGTTCAAATTTCTCCTGAAAAGTATGATTTCGTTGGATTAGATGCTCCAGCTGCTGCAAATTCCGGAAACTGGCTATACTACGAACAAAGTTATGATGATGTTCTTTTACTTAAGCCTAAATTTAAGGGGATTGAGTTCTTCGTGGCTGAAAAGGACGCAGATGGTGACTCTAATCCTGCTGGACGTAAGAAAACAACTGAAGAAGATGCTAAACCTAACGAAAACAACACTGTAGATGAAATCAAGGCCTACTTAGATAAGAATCACATTGATTACACTGGTAAGACCAAGAAAGACGAATTATTAACTTTAGTGAAGTAGGTGGTTAGATGGATAAATACCCACGATTTGAAGAGGTCAAAAAACATTTAGCTGATTTTCTGCCTAATACTGATAATGCACCTAACTATGACAGCGTATTGGAATTTACACTAGAAAAAGTTATTTCTGATGTTTCAATTTACACAAATATTCCAATTTTAGAGCTACCAGAAGAGCTTGAACCAACTATCTTAGGTTTAGCAGTACAAACTATTGACACTCATCAATGGCTAGTACCCAAAGATCAGCAAGTTGGTAATGTTCAGTCATTATCAGAGGGTGATACATCAGTTTCTTTTAGATCTCCAAGCGATATTTATTCAGCATTGCAAGCTACTAACACAATCACTGATAACTATGTGATGCTTTTAAATAATTTTAGAAGGTTAGCCCAATGAGTTACTTTAATGGCTTAAAAAATGCACTTCCTAAGCTATGGAATGATCGAGTTAAGATTGTGGGTACTCTTCCAACTAAACATGGCTACATTACTAATAATGAAGATGTGACTATTGTTGAAGATGAGCCAGCTAAGGTGGTTTTAAAAGGACAATCAGCTAGTGAACAGTCTTTCTTTGGTACTGACGAATATGATGCGAAATTGATTATTCGAAATGGCATTAAAATCCCTGCTGGTGCAGATATTTATGTGACTGATGTAAATGGTCAAGTGACTAAATATAAGCGTGCCAGCAAGGGCTATAGTGGCTATTTCAGCCATCAGGAAGTAGCAATGGTTAGGAGTGAGAAAGCATGAGTTTAGGACATGTTGACGATGCTCAATTTCAGCAATTCGCTAGTAGAGTAAGGCAGAAGATTGATAGTGGCTATGTAAAACAGGAGCTTGGAAAGAGTTCTAGACGTATAGGCACTCAATCACTACGAATTTTGGAAACAAACACTCCTGTAAAGCAAGGCAACCTTCGCAGATCATGGACGGCAGAAGGACCGACCTATGGTTGCGGTGGTTGGACGATCAAATTAATTAACAATGCTGAATATGCTTCTTACGTTGAAAGTGGTCACAGGCAGACACCTGGAAGATATGTACCATTACTGAAAAAGCGCCTGGTTAGAGATTGGGTGCCTGGTCAGTTTTACATGAAGAAATCTATTCCACAAATTCAAAGACAGTTGCCACAGTTGGTAACAGAGGGTCTGTGGGGGTTAAAGGACTTGTTTGAATGACAATAGTTGAAAGAATAGCTAAGCGAATATCAGAGATATTTCCTGATGTGACAATTTATTCAGAAAAACAGAAAAGCGGTTTTCAAGTGCCGTCATTTTATATCAGTAAGATAATGACAGTCACTAAGAGTCGCTTTTTTGATATTCAAGATAGAAGCTTGTCTTACTCAATAACATATTTTGCTAATCCAGATCGTCCTAATGCTGATATGGAAGAAGTAGAGCAAAAATTACTGAATAATTTTACAAGATTAGATGATTATGCAACTGTTAGAAACCGAGAAGCGACTATCAACCAAGATGATGAAACTTTAGTAATGAGTTTTGATTTGAGGTTAGAGATGTATCCGGTTCAAGACGGTGGAAAGCTAGAAAGGATTGAGTTTAATGGAGGAATCCAATAAAACGGAAACCGAGACTCCGATGGGCGAAATTAAAGCGCCTATTCAAGTTGAAGACGTTAAATTCACAAAACAAGCTTTGATTTCAAGTCCTAAGTTCTCAGTTATTGAACGGGATATTTTGAAATTAGCTTTAGATGATGACAAAGAATACACAATTGCCGAAGTTAAAAAGGCGATTGACAAATTTAAGGAGGGATTTTAATGGCAGGAGGAACTTGGAAAGCTCAAGATAAGCGCAGACCAGGCGCTTATATCAATGTCGTAGGTAATGGTCAAAGAGAAGCAGCTTCTTCTCTAGGTAGAGTGTTGTTAATTCGTGATAAAGGCTTAGGCTGGGGCAAGAATGGTGTCATTGAAGTAGAAGCTAACAGTGATTTCACTAAGAAATTAGGTACTACTTTAGATGATCCATCTCTTACAGCTTTAAAGGAAACACTAAAAGGTGCTTCTAAAGTGCTTGTTCTTAACCCCAATGAGGGTACAGCAGCGACTTTGACTAAAGAAGGACTGCCTTGGACTGTTACTGCAAATTATCCAGGTGAAAAGGGTAATCAAATTACAGTGAGTGTTGAAGTTAGTCCAGCTGATCAGAATGCGGCTACTGTATCAACTATCTTTGGTACTAAGTTGGTTGATGAACAATCAATCAAGTTCAATGAATTAGATAAGTTCAAGGGCAATGATTACATCACTGCAAAAGTAGTCGAAGAGGGTAGTTCAAAGCCTGTAGCATTTACTAATGTTTCAGGCGCTTTGACTGGCGGTACTACTACTGAGTCTAATAAAGTTGAAAGCTTATTGAATGACGCTTTAGAAAATGAAGAGTACGCAGTTGTTACTACTGCTGGCTTTGAACCATCAAGCAACATGAACAAGTTGGTTGTGGAAGCAGTTAAGCGTCTCCGTGAAAATGAAGGTCGCAAGGTTAGAGGTGTAATTCCTACTGATGCAGATACTACTTATAACTATGAGGGTATTTCAACCGTTGTGAATGGTTACACTTTAAGCGATGGTACTAATGTAGATGTTAAAGATGCAACTGGTTACTTCGCTGGTATTTCCGCTTCTGCTGATGTAGCAACTTCTTTAACTTATTTTGAAGTTGAAGATGCTGTTTCAGCATATCCAAAACTTGATAATGAAAAGACAATTAAGGCTCTTGATGCTGGGCAAATTGTGTTCACTACACGTCCTGGCCAAAGAGTAGTAATTGAACAAGATATCAATTCATTACACAAGTTTACAGCTGAAAAGCCACAATCATTCTCTAAAAATAGAGTAATGAGAACTTTAGACGAGATTGCTACTGACACTGAAAATACTTTTGAAAGAACTTATTTAGGCAAAGCCGGTAACAATGCAGCTGGTCGTGATCTCTTTAAGGCAGACAGAATCGCTTACTTAATGGGTTTACAAAATAGAAATATCATTCAAAGCTTCAAGAACACTGATGTCACAATAGAAGCAGGGAATGATACTGACTCTATCGTTGTTAACTTGGCAGTTACTCCAGTTGATGCAATGGAAAAACTTTACATGACAATGGTAGTTAGATAGGAGGAACGTAAATGGCAGCAATTGATGAGTTTTTAAATGGTCGAGATACTATTTCAACCAAAGATGCTACTTTATCAATCAAAATTAATGGCAACATTATTAAGATGATTGAATGTGATAAGTTCACAGCTAAGCTTGAAAAGAACAAGGAAGACGTCCAAACCTTAGGTTCTCACTGGAAGAGAAAGAAAACTACTTCTGTTGAAGGTACGGGAACTTTAGGTGGTTACTTGGTTAACTCAAACTGGATTAAGTACGGCATTCCTTATACTCAAGATGGTGGGGATTTGTATTTTGATGCAACTTTGACTATCCATGATCCAACTTCAAGAGCTGGTAAGCAAGTGGTGCAATTAACAGATGTCAACTTGGACGATATTCCAATTGCCGATTTTGAAGCTGATGACGGCGTAATGGAATGGGAAAGTGATTTTACTTTTGAAGGCGTCAACTTAGTCCAAGCATTTAATGGAATTAATTAAGGAGAAAATAAATGGCTGAAAGTGTTGAAGATTTTTTGTTTGAAAATGTTGGTAGTCCAGTAGAAGAAAAAGAAGTTAAGCTTGAAAGATTTAAGTCTCCTTTTAAGATTAAGTCTTTAACTGCTGATGAAGTGTCACATATTCGAAAGCAAGCAACTAAGAGAGTTCTCAACCGTAAGACACATAGATACGAACAAGAAACTGATGAAAATCAGTTCCAAGGTTTAGTTGTAGCAGAAGCTGTTGTTTCTCCTAACTTAAACAATGAAAAGTTGCAAACTTCATGGGGCTGTATTGCTAAGCCGGAAGAAGTTTTAAAGAAAATGCTTAAAGTTGGTGAATACACTGAGCTATCACAGGCAATTATGGACTTATCAGGTCTTAACGATGATGACAGTTCAGAAGACTTGGTTGAAGAAGCAAAAAACTAATAAATGAGTCTGTTGGCGACTTTAACATTTATCACTATGTTCTTAATGAATATCACTGGACGCCTAAACAATGGGCGGAGATGTCAAGGCGTGAGCAGGCTTTAGTCGTCGCTTCGATTGAAGTACGACAAAAATACGAAAAAGAAGAAGAGAGAAAAGCAAAAAGAAAGGCTAGGTCTAAGCATATTTAAGGCTTAGCCTCTTTTTTTGCATTCAGCAAAGAAAGGAGGTAGTAAATGAGTACAATTAGCACCACTGTTAAGATTAATGACGCTTTTAGTAACCCATTAGATCGCCTGTCTAGTGGTTTGCAAAAAGCGCAAAGTGGTATGAGCAAATTGAAAGAAGCTATTTCTGGCGGTTCTAGTGGCGGTAGTATGTTCAAGTCAATGGTTGGCGGTACTGTTGTTGGCGGAGCAATCAACAAAGGTATGGAACTTGCTAGTACTGGAATTCGTTCCATGTATGGCGAATTAGATGAAGCAAGTAAAGCATGGCAGACTTTCGATGGGAACATGCACCAATTGGGCAAAAGTCCGGCTGAAATTGCTACTGCTAAAAAGTCAATGCAACAGTTCGCCCAGCAAACTATTTACGGTGCTTCTGATATGGCAAGTACTTACTCACAATTGGCTGCTGTTGGCACGAAAAACGTGGATCAATTAGTTAGAGGTTTTGGTGGTTTAGCTGCTGCTTCTTCTAATCCGCAACAAGCTATGAAGACTTTGTCAGAGCAGGCAACTCAAATGGCTGCCAAGCCAATGGTGCAATGGCAAGACTTTAAACTTATGCTAGAACAAACGCCAGCAGGTATTTCTGCCGTTGCTAAGACAATGGGTGTAAGTACCCAACAATTAATTAAGAACGTTCAAGATGGAAAGGTTAAAACTGAGGACTTCTTGAACGCAATAGCTAAAACAGGAACAAACGCCAACTTTACCAAGATGGCTACTCAATTTAAAACAGTTGGGCAAGCTATTGACGGTTTAAAAGAAACAATGGCTAACAAATTGCAAGGTGCATTTGATAGAGTGGGTAAAGTTGGCATTAAATTTGTTTCTGATTTAACGGATCAGCTATCAAATGTTAATTTTGATGGTTTCGTTGACGGATTATTTAAAGCTGTTGCTGATATGGAACCAATTTTTGACGATTTAAAGACTGGTTTTGATGATTTTAAAAAAGGCTTTGCTGATTCTGGCGCTTTTAATTCTCTAAAAGATACATTTGATAGTATTACTGACTCTGTCGGTAAGTTAGTCAATACGATGGACCAAACTAACGGAGGAGACAGCTTATTTAAGCAACTAGGAAAGCTAGCTGGTGGAGCATTGGGTGGTGCTGCTAAATCTATTTCTGGAATTGCAGAAGCGCTTGGTGAACTAGATCCAGGCACACTTCAGATGTTAGCCCAAGCTTTTATCATCTTAAAAGGTGGGCTAAAAGGCTTAGTGTTTGAAGCTGTTATTTGGGGGCTAAAAGAACTGAATAAACTAGATCCTGGCACAATTAATAATATTGCGCAAGCTCTTACCGCATTAGCAATAGCTTTTACAATGTTGAAGGCTATGGGAAAAATTGCTGGCTATATGAAAGAAGTTTCTAAGTTCTTTAAAGGCTTCAAGAATGCTAAGAAGATCAAAGCTCCTGAAATTGATTCGCCAAAAATGACTAAGCCGGGTAAGATTTTAAGTAATGCTGGAGCATATATGAAACTAGGTGCAGCATTTGCCCTAGTTGGTGCTGGGGCTTTAGCGCTCGGTGCAGGATTTAAATTGTTAGCTGATGCAGCTACTCAGATATCTAGTGCAGGTGGCGGTGCTATAGCAACATTCTTTGGGATGATTGCCGCTATCGCTGCCTTAGTGGTCTTAGTAAGATTTTTAGGACCAGATTTGATTGGTGGAGCGGTTGGCTTTGCTATCTTTGCTGCCGCACTGCTATTAATCGGCGCTGCCGTTTTAGTAGCAAGTGCGGGTATCGCACTTTTAGCTACTCAACTACCTACTATTTCAGAATATGGAACTAGCGCAGCAGTTGGCTTGCTTGCTTTAGCTGGAGCAATTGCTGTATTTGGTTTAGCTGCAATAGTTGGAGCTGTTGGAGTACTTCTTTTAGGCGTTGCTTTAGCAGTTCTTGCTGTAGGTTTAGTTGCAGCAGGTGTTGGAGCATTAATTTTTGCTGTAGGTTTAGCCTTAGTTGGAATTACTGCTCTAATTGCAGCTGTTGGTGTCTTACTTTTAGGAGTAGCAATTGCTCTAGTTGCTGTAATGGTAATTATTGCAGCTGTTGGAATGCTTCTACTCGGTGTGACACTTGTCTTAGTTGCTGCAATGGGAATTGTTGCGGCGGTTGGCTTACTATTAATGGGCGTTGCTTTAATGCTGATTGTGGTTAGTGCAATGGTTGCTGCTGTTGGTTTAATTCTCTTATCAGTTGCGTTACTACTAATTGGTCCAATGTCCTTAATAGCGGCTGTCGGACTACTTCTTTTAGGTGTTGCATTAACTCTAGTCATGGCTATGGGATTAGTAGCTGCTGTAGGTATCTTGCTCCTCGGAGTTGGACTAGTCTTAGTAGCTGCAATGGCTATGGTTGCTGCTGTTGGATTAATGATGATGTCTGTAGCTTTAATGATGATTATGGTTACAGCTATGGTATCAGCAGTAGGTTTGATGTTACTGGCAGTTGCTTTAATGATGGTTGGTCCTATGGCAATGATTGCTGCAGTAGGTCTGATGCTCTTGGCAGCCGCTGCAATTATGCTTGGCGCTGGCTTAATGGTAGTAGCTGCCGCCGCAATGGCTGTAGCCGCTGCTCTAGTTGCAGTTGGTGCTTCTGTCATGGTTATGGCGTCACTATTTGTTGCCGCTGGATCAATGATGGTTTCAGCAATTACTAGCGCAATGAGTGGAGTAGTAAGTGCTGTTAGAAGTGGTATTTCCAGCGCTGTAAATGCTGCTAGAAGTTTTGGAAGTGCCTTAGTTTCTGTGGGTAGACAGTTAATTCAAGGTTTAGTCAATGGTATTAAGTCAATGATTGGCGCTGCCGTTAGTGCAGTGCAAGGAGTAGCAAGTAAAGTTGTAAGTGCCGCTAAGAGCGTGCTTCATATTGGGTCTCCTTCAAGATTGTTTAGACAGTATGGTCGCTGGGTCGATCAAGGTTTAATCATAGGATTAAACAGAGATGCTGGTGCAGCTGCTGATGCTTCTGCAAGTATGGCGCAAGGTGTTGTAGATGCTGCTAGTGGTATGTCGCCAACCTTAGACCCTATTGGATTAAGTGGCATAAATCCAGGAGATTTACTTGCAGCTGGATTTGATAGAGCACTGGACGCAATCAGCAATGTTGCTGGTGCAATTACTGGGCTTGATGGTTCAAGAGCTAATATTGGCATTTTCGGACAAGGTGCTGTTTCTTCAGCAGTGGGTAGCGATACAGTAACATCTGGTTCAATCGCTCCAAATTCAGTATTGACTAATAACAACAGTAGTAGCCAAACAGACAATAGTACTCAAGTTCAAATTGATAAAGGTGCTATTGTCATCAATGCTTCTGGCAATCCAGATGCAGACGTAGACAAGATTTTAGATAAGATCGATCAAAAGATTATTGATAGACGTAATAAAGCTCTAGGAGGTGGTTAATATGCCGGTCAACGGCTTTGGTGTTTATATCACTGATTATTCAACTAATAGAACGGTTGAATTGCCTGTGAACCCGTCAGAATTAACTTTGAAATATGAAACTGATGATAAATCAGAAACTATTGTGAACTTGGGAGAGATTAATCGAGTAGGTAACATGAAATTGGTATCTCTTACGATTGATAGTGTCTTTCCAAAGAAACATAGTTCTTGGATTAGTTCAGATAAGCTGTTAAAACCTGATGAATACATTAATTGGCTTAAAAACATTCAAGCTAATAAACATCATGTTCAATTAGTTGTCAGCTCTACTCAAATTAGTGTAACTATGACGATTTCTAGTTTTGAATATGGCTTTAAGAGCGGCTTTGCAGATGAATATGCTTATACTTTGGGCTTAAAGCAGTATAGAGAAGTTAAGTACCATAAAGTTAACGTCCCAGCCCCTCCAAAACCTAAACCAAGACCAGCTCCTCCTAAGAAGTTAGGCATTGGTTCAATTGTAATTGTAAATGGCCGGCTGCGCTTAGACAGTTATGGAAGTGCGCCGGGTGTATATGAAAATAATGTAAGAAGACGAATTACTTATTTAGCGCCTGGGCATCCTTTTCCAATTCATGTTGCTTTAGTGAATGGAGGACCTAGAGGTTGGGTTAGACAGAGTGAAGTGAGATTAGCATGATTACCAAACTTCAAATTCTAAAACACGATAATGGTGGCGCTAGAATTGGTGTCGAAATCAAGGACATGGTTAAAAATCTTAAGTGGGTAACTGACTTAAATTACTCTGCTGGAGAGCTAACATTTGATATTGTGAATGGCAAAGATCCAATAATTCCAGCGATGGGGGCAATTGTAGACTTTGCTTGGGATAATAAAGATATTTTCTGGGGTTTCGTTTTCAGTGCTGAATGCACGTCAGACACTACAGTGAGCGTTAAAGCTTACGACTTTGAAAGATATCTAAAGAGTGAAGGTTCAGTCGTCTTTCAATCAGGGACGCTTGGAGATAGATACAGTAATGTTTGCCGCCGTTTCGGTGTACCATTTCATATCAAGGAACAGCCAACTTACAGAGTGCCTGCGGAAGTTTGTGATGGTAAGACAGGATTTGACATGATTAAGAGCGCAATAGATAAGACATACTCTGCTACTGGCGAAATGTACTGCATTGTTGCTAATCATATGTATATCGAACTTAGAAGAGCGCCTATTCCTACAAGAACCCTCTTAGTTATTGATACTCAAAACACGATGAGTGATTACACTTACTCTGAGAGTATTGATAATGCTGCTAACGTGGTTCAAGTTGTTCAAAAGAACACCGATAATTCACAGACAAAAACAGCCACTGCTACTTCCGAAACTGGAGATGATCCAGCTACTACAAGTTTTACGATTGCCTCTGCTAGGGGTAATACGATTAGAACTTGGGGACAGATTGTTAAAGTGGTCAATGCCAAGAACAAAGCAAACTGGGCACAGATGGTTCAACAAGCTAATGACGAGTTGAAAAAGCGCAACGTTTCAGAAAGGAAATTAACGCTTGATTGTATGGGCGATACTTCTCTAATTGCAGGTGCTGGTGCTAACGTCAAAATTAAAGATTTTGGCAAGACTTGGACTAATTGCCCTATTTTGAAAGCAACTCATAACTTCGGGACAGATTACACTTGCAGCTTAGAAATGAAAGTAGGTACAAAATGGCAGGAGAACAGCTTATAAAAATGTTGACGGAACGGGGCGGTAGTGACTCTGAGTATTCCGATGTTATCTATGGACGTGTTATCAGTATTTCTCCGTTAAAGGTACAAATTTCTAATTCAATGATTATTGACGATAATTTCATTGTATTGGGAAAGCACATTGGAAGCTTTTCAATGAGTGGTAGTTTGACGACTACAGAGGAAAAGAAAGGCAAGGACGGAGAAAAGCCTAAGACAGAAAAGACCACCAAGCCTGCTACTTTTACTTTTGATAACTCTTTAAAAGTTGGCGATAGGGTAACTATGATCCGTGCTGATGGTGGTCAACAATTCTACTTATTTGAGAGAGAGGGTGGTTAATTTGGATAATGAAGAAAATCAAAATCCGACACTAACCTTTCAGATTGCTAATGGCAGAATACGTAATAAGTTCGATGGCTTAGGTGCTATGGTTCAAGCTGTAGATAAGATCTTAAAAACAGAACGTTTTGTTTTTCCAATTTATACCGATCAATATGGCAATGATTTAAATGACTTGCTTGGTAAAGACTTAGGCTATTCCAAAGTTGAAGCTGAGCGAATGGTCAAAGAAGCATTACTAGCTGATGAGCGTGTAATCAAAGTC of the Lactobacillus gasseri ATCC 33323 = JCM 1131 genome contains:
- a CDS encoding DUF2577 domain-containing protein; amino-acid sequence: MAGEQLIKMLTERGGSDSEYSDVIYGRVISISPLKVQISNSMIIDDNFIVLGKHIGSFSMSGSLTTTEEKKGKDGEKPKTEKTTKPATFTFDNSLKVGDRVTMIRADGGQQFYLFEREGG
- a CDS encoding tape measure protein, whose amino-acid sequence is MSTISTTVKINDAFSNPLDRLSSGLQKAQSGMSKLKEAISGGSSGGSMFKSMVGGTVVGGAINKGMELASTGIRSMYGELDEASKAWQTFDGNMHQLGKSPAEIATAKKSMQQFAQQTIYGASDMASTYSQLAAVGTKNVDQLVRGFGGLAAASSNPQQAMKTLSEQATQMAAKPMVQWQDFKLMLEQTPAGISAVAKTMGVSTQQLIKNVQDGKVKTEDFLNAIAKTGTNANFTKMATQFKTVGQAIDGLKETMANKLQGAFDRVGKVGIKFVSDLTDQLSNVNFDGFVDGLFKAVADMEPIFDDLKTGFDDFKKGFADSGAFNSLKDTFDSITDSVGKLVNTMDQTNGGDSLFKQLGKLAGGALGGAAKSISGIAEALGELDPGTLQMLAQAFIILKGGLKGLVFEAVIWGLKELNKLDPGTINNIAQALTALAIAFTMLKAMGKIAGYMKEVSKFFKGFKNAKKIKAPEIDSPKMTKPGKILSNAGAYMKLGAAFALVGAGALALGAGFKLLADAATQISSAGGGAIATFFGMIAAIAALVVLVRFLGPDLIGGAVGFAIFAAALLLIGAAVLVASAGIALLATQLPTISEYGTSAAVGLLALAGAIAVFGLAAIVGAVGVLLLGVALAVLAVGLVAAGVGALIFAVGLALVGITALIAAVGVLLLGVAIALVAVMVIIAAVGMLLLGVTLVLVAAMGIVAAVGLLLMGVALMLIVVSAMVAAVGLILLSVALLLIGPMSLIAAVGLLLLGVALTLVMAMGLVAAVGILLLGVGLVLVAAMAMVAAVGLMMMSVALMMIMVTAMVSAVGLMLLAVALMMVGPMAMIAAVGLMLLAAAAIMLGAGLMVVAAAAMAVAAALVAVGASVMVMASLFVAAGSMMVSAITSAMSGVVSAVRSGISSAVNAARSFGSALVSVGRQLIQGLVNGIKSMIGAAVSAVQGVASKVVSAAKSVLHIGSPSRLFRQYGRWVDQGLIIGLNRDAGAAADASASMAQGVVDAASGMSPTLDPIGLSGINPGDLLAAGFDRALDAISNVAGAITGLDGSRANIGIFGQGAVSSAVGSDTVTSGSIAPNSVLTNNNSSSQTDNSTQVQIDKGAIVINASGNPDADVDKILDKIDQKIIDRRNKALGGG
- a CDS encoding HK97 gp10 family phage protein, with the protein product MSLGHVDDAQFQQFASRVRQKIDSGYVKQELGKSSRRIGTQSLRILETNTPVKQGNLRRSWTAEGPTYGCGGWTIKLINNAEYASYVESGHRQTPGRYVPLLKKRLVRDWVPGQFYMKKSIPQIQRQLPQLVTEGLWGLKDLFE
- a CDS encoding phage tail tube protein — translated: MAAIDEFLNGRDTISTKDATLSIKINGNIIKMIECDKFTAKLEKNKEDVQTLGSHWKRKKTTSVEGTGTLGGYLVNSNWIKYGIPYTQDGGDLYFDATLTIHDPTSRAGKQVVQLTDVNLDDIPIADFEADDGVMEWESDFTFEGVNLVQAFNGIN
- a CDS encoding phage tail assembly chaperone, whose translation is MAESVEDFLFENVGSPVEEKEVKLERFKSPFKIKSLTADEVSHIRKQATKRVLNRKTHRYEQETDENQFQGLVVAEAVVSPNLNNEKLQTSWGCIAKPEEVLKKMLKVGEYTELSQAIMDLSGLNDDDSSEDLVEEAKN
- a CDS encoding phage tail terminator family protein, which translates into the protein MTIVERIAKRISEIFPDVTIYSEKQKSGFQVPSFYISKIMTVTKSRFFDIQDRSLSYSITYFANPDRPNADMEEVEQKLLNNFTRLDDYATVRNREATINQDDETLVMSFDLRLEMYPVQDGGKLERIEFNGGIQ
- a CDS encoding DUF2634 domain-containing protein codes for the protein MVVNNSTYLRERVVNLDNEENQNPTLTFQIANGRIRNKFDGLGAMVQAVDKILKTERFVFPIYTDQYGNDLNDLLGKDLGYSKVEAERMVKEALLADERVIKVDITSINETSPNTLTLTGECQTSYGNIPIESEVSIK
- a CDS encoding phage tail sheath family protein, with translation MAGGTWKAQDKRRPGAYINVVGNGQREAASSLGRVLLIRDKGLGWGKNGVIEVEANSDFTKKLGTTLDDPSLTALKETLKGASKVLVLNPNEGTAATLTKEGLPWTVTANYPGEKGNQITVSVEVSPADQNAATVSTIFGTKLVDEQSIKFNELDKFKGNDYITAKVVEEGSSKPVAFTNVSGALTGGTTTESNKVESLLNDALENEEYAVVTTAGFEPSSNMNKLVVEAVKRLRENEGRKVRGVIPTDADTTYNYEGISTVVNGYTLSDGTNVDVKDATGYFAGISASADVATSLTYFEVEDAVSAYPKLDNEKTIKALDAGQIVFTTRPGQRVVIEQDINSLHKFTAEKPQSFSKNRVMRTLDEIATDTENTFERTYLGKAGNNAAGRDLFKADRIAYLMGLQNRNIIQSFKNTDVTIEAGNDTDSIVVNLAVTPVDAMEKLYMTMVVR
- a CDS encoding XkdQ/YqbQ family protein gives rise to the protein MITKLQILKHDNGGARIGVEIKDMVKNLKWVTDLNYSAGELTFDIVNGKDPIIPAMGAIVDFAWDNKDIFWGFVFSAECTSDTTVSVKAYDFERYLKSEGSVVFQSGTLGDRYSNVCRRFGVPFHIKEQPTYRVPAEVCDGKTGFDMIKSAIDKTYSATGEMYCIVANHMYIELRRAPIPTRTLLVIDTQNTMSDYTYSESIDNAANVVQVVQKNTDNSQTKTATATSETGDDPATTSFTIASARGNTIRTWGQIVKVVNAKNKANWAQMVQQANDELKKRNVSERKLTLDCMGDTSLIAGAGANVKIKDFGKTWTNCPILKATHNFGTDYTCSLEMKVGTKWQENSL